From the Priestia koreensis genome, one window contains:
- a CDS encoding S-ribosylhomocysteine lyase, which yields MPSVESFELDHNAVKAPYVRHCGVHKVGSDGVVNKFDIRFCQPNKQAMKPDVIHTLEHLLAFNLRTYADKYDHFDIIDISPMGCQTGYYLVVSGEPTVREIIDLLEDTMKAAVEITEIPAANEKQCGQAKLHDLEGAKRLMRFWLDQSKEDLEKVFG from the coding sequence ATGCCATCAGTAGAAAGCTTTGAATTAGATCATAATGCCGTAAAAGCACCTTACGTACGCCACTGTGGTGTGCACAAAGTAGGAAGCGACGGTGTCGTTAATAAATTTGATATTCGTTTCTGCCAACCAAACAAACAAGCAATGAAACCAGACGTGATTCATACGCTTGAGCATTTATTAGCATTTAACTTACGTACGTATGCCGATAAATACGATCACTTTGATATTATCGATATTTCACCAATGGGTTGCCAAACAGGATACTACTTAGTAGTAAGCGGTGAGCCAACGGTACGTGAAATTATCGATTTGCTTGAAGATACAATGAAAGCGGCGGTTGAAATCACTGAAATTCCCGCAGCAAATGAAAAGCAATGTGGTCAAGCGAAGCTTCATGACCTAGAAGGTGCAAAGCGCTTAATGCGTTTCTGGCTTGATCAAAGCAAAGAAGATCTAGAAAAAGTATTTGGTTAA
- the yidD gene encoding membrane protein insertion efficiency factor YidD has protein sequence MLKKLVLSLIRFYQLYLSPLKATSSCRFYPTCSHYGIEAVQRFGALKGGWMTVKRISRCHPFHPGGFDPVPLKEEKESK, from the coding sequence TTGCTAAAAAAATTAGTTCTATCACTTATTCGCTTTTATCAGCTTTATTTGTCACCGCTTAAGGCCACTAGTTCGTGCAGGTTTTATCCTACTTGTTCTCACTATGGCATCGAAGCCGTGCAACGATTTGGTGCCTTAAAAGGCGGATGGATGACAGTAAAAAGAATTTCAAGATGCCATCCATTTCACCCAGGTGGCTTTGATCCGGTCCCTCTTAAAGAAGAAAAAGAATCAAAATAA
- a CDS encoding beta-class carbonic anhydrase: MSLLQDILTFNEEFVAKKEYEKFQTTKFPNKKMVILSCMDTRLVELLPNALNLRNGDVKIVKNAGAIVSHPFGSIMRSILVAVYELGADEVCVIGHHDCGMSKINSADVLEKMKDQGVTQETIDTLDYAGVDLHKWLEGFESVEESVRHSVDVIGKHPLFPKNTPVHGMAIDPETGKLDLIVDGYNK, translated from the coding sequence ATGAGTTTATTACAAGACATTTTAACGTTTAACGAGGAATTTGTAGCCAAAAAGGAATATGAAAAATTTCAAACAACTAAATTCCCTAATAAGAAAATGGTCATTTTATCATGCATGGACACAAGATTAGTGGAACTATTGCCAAATGCACTAAATTTACGCAATGGTGATGTGAAAATTGTTAAAAATGCAGGGGCGATTGTGTCTCATCCATTTGGAAGTATTATGAGAAGTATTTTAGTGGCTGTGTATGAACTAGGAGCAGATGAAGTGTGTGTGATCGGTCACCATGACTGCGGAATGAGCAAAATCAATTCAGCAGATGTACTCGAGAAAATGAAAGATCAAGGCGTAACACAAGAAACAATTGATACATTAGATTATGCTGGAGTTGACTTGCACAAGTGGCTTGAAGGATTTGAAAGCGTTGAGGAAAGCGTTCGTCACAGTGTAGATGTTATCGGAAAACATCCGCTATTTCCAAAAAATACCCCTGTTCATGGAATGGCAATTGATCCAGAAACAGGGAAGCTTGATTTAATCGTAGACGGCTACAACAAGTAA
- a CDS encoding GTP-binding protein: protein MLQIVIITIYKKEQIKVEKKIPITVLSGYLGAGKTTLLNHILHNRQGLKIAVIVNDMSEVNIDSELVQKGGFSRTEEKLVEMQNGCICCTLRDDLMKEVEKLVDAGDIDYIVIESSGISEPIPVAQTFTYVDQELGIDLTAKCIVDTMVTVVDGNRFWEDFSSGESLLDRQQGTDENDTREVVDLLIDQIEFANVILLNKVDLLDLEDAKELEMTLKRLNPDAQIIQTQNSRVDLHRILNTRLFDFEKASQGAGWMKELNEEHIPETEEYGISSFVYRRKRPLHPERFMKWLENWPVDIVRAKGFFWLASRNNMAGLLSQAGTSIMIQGAGEWVAAYSEEEKQRTLAEEPELLKKWDASYGDRMNELVFIGIDMKQAEIEDTLDACLLTDEEMTMEWSALADPLPRFTVSS, encoded by the coding sequence ATGTTACAAATCGTAATCATTACTATTTATAAAAAGGAGCAGATAAAAGTGGAGAAAAAAATCCCCATTACCGTTTTAAGCGGCTACTTAGGTGCTGGAAAAACAACGTTATTGAATCATATTTTACATAATCGACAAGGCTTAAAAATTGCTGTTATTGTCAACGATATGAGTGAGGTTAATATTGATTCTGAACTCGTTCAAAAAGGTGGATTTTCTCGTACGGAAGAAAAACTCGTTGAAATGCAAAACGGCTGCATTTGTTGCACGCTACGAGATGATCTCATGAAAGAAGTTGAAAAACTAGTAGACGCTGGTGACATTGACTATATTGTGATTGAATCATCAGGTATTAGTGAACCAATTCCAGTGGCGCAAACATTTACATATGTGGACCAAGAGCTCGGTATTGATTTAACGGCCAAATGCATAGTAGATACGATGGTCACAGTTGTAGACGGAAATCGTTTTTGGGAGGATTTTTCTTCTGGAGAAAGTCTTCTAGATCGTCAGCAAGGAACCGATGAGAATGATACGAGAGAAGTCGTTGATCTTTTAATTGATCAAATTGAATTTGCGAACGTTATTTTGCTCAATAAAGTTGATTTATTAGATCTTGAAGACGCAAAGGAACTTGAAATGACATTGAAACGTTTAAATCCGGATGCACAAATCATCCAGACACAAAACAGCCGTGTAGATCTTCATCGCATTCTTAATACGCGTCTTTTTGACTTTGAAAAGGCAAGCCAAGGTGCTGGTTGGATGAAAGAATTAAACGAAGAGCATATTCCAGAAACAGAAGAGTATGGGATTTCTTCATTTGTTTATCGAAGAAAACGCCCTCTTCATCCTGAACGTTTCATGAAATGGCTCGAGAACTGGCCCGTTGATATTGTTCGAGCAAAAGGTTTTTTTTGGTTAGCAAGCCGTAATAATATGGCAGGACTCCTTTCACAAGCCGGAACATCTATTATGATTCAAGGTGCAGGCGAATGGGTGGCAGCTTATTCAGAAGAAGAAAAACAGCGTACGTTGGCAGAAGAGCCTGAACTACTAAAGAAGTGGGATGCATCCTACGGTGATCGGATGAACGAATTAGTTTTCATCGGAATTGATATGAAGCAAGCCGAAATTGAAGATACGCTTGATGCATGCCTTCTGACGGATGAAGAGATGACAATGGAATGGTCAGCGCTCGCAGATCCCCTTCCCCGTTTTACCGTTAGCTCATAA
- a CDS encoding metal ABC transporter substrate-binding protein produces the protein MKLKALFFTLLLVIAAALAGCSSDGAKKDKNDKLKIYTTIFPIQDFTQKIGGKYVDAQSVLPPGVDAHSYEPTSKTMVKIAQADAFIYAGIGLEGFADSAKETLKNEDVQVIPAAKGIKLAKGAEHEGEAHDEHGEGDEHDHGDKDPHVWLDPIRSIQIAENIKEELVKLQPAHKKDFEKNFDELKSKLEKLDQDYKNTVSTASHKELLVSHAAYGYWEDRYGVHQISIAGLSPTNEPSQRQLKSIIKEAEKHKIKYIIFEKNVKPRVADVVKKEIGAESLTLNNLESVTKEQLNDKEDYFSLMEQNLDVLKKALNK, from the coding sequence ATGAAACTAAAAGCACTCTTTTTTACGCTTTTGTTAGTAATCGCTGCAGCTCTCGCTGGCTGTAGTTCTGACGGCGCGAAAAAAGATAAAAACGATAAATTAAAAATTTACACCACGATTTTTCCGATTCAAGACTTCACCCAAAAAATTGGTGGCAAATATGTGGATGCACAAAGCGTGCTTCCTCCTGGAGTAGACGCCCATTCATATGAGCCAACATCTAAAACAATGGTAAAAATTGCGCAAGCAGATGCTTTTATTTACGCGGGCATCGGTTTAGAAGGCTTTGCTGATTCTGCAAAAGAAACGTTAAAAAATGAAGATGTTCAAGTTATTCCCGCAGCAAAAGGTATTAAGCTTGCTAAAGGGGCTGAGCACGAAGGCGAAGCTCATGACGAGCATGGCGAAGGCGATGAGCATGATCATGGAGATAAAGATCCACACGTTTGGTTAGATCCTATTCGCTCCATTCAAATCGCAGAGAATATTAAGGAAGAGCTTGTGAAGCTACAACCTGCTCATAAAAAAGACTTCGAGAAAAATTTCGATGAGCTAAAATCCAAGCTGGAGAAATTGGACCAGGATTACAAAAACACGGTTTCAACAGCTTCTCATAAAGAATTATTAGTTTCACATGCTGCTTATGGTTATTGGGAAGACCGTTACGGCGTTCATCAAATTAGCATTGCGGGACTTTCACCTACAAATGAACCGTCTCAAAGACAGCTGAAAAGCATTATAAAAGAAGCTGAAAAACATAAAATTAAGTACATTATTTTTGAAAAGAATGTGAAGCCACGCGTGGCAGACGTTGTAAAAAAAGAAATCGGTGCGGAATCTCTGACACTTAATAACCTTGAGTCCGTGACAAAAGAACAATTAAACGACAAAGAGGATTACTTCTCTCTAATGGAACAAAATTTAGATGTATTGAAAAAAGCGTTAAATAAATAA
- a CDS encoding type B 50S ribosomal protein L31 — protein sequence MKTNLHPEYQKVVYMDVNSGFKFISGSTKTSNETIQWEDGNTYPLFKVEVTSDTHPFYTGRQKFADKGGRAERFKNKYNLN from the coding sequence ATGAAAACAAATCTTCATCCGGAATATCAAAAGGTTGTATATATGGACGTTAACAGCGGATTTAAATTTATCAGTGGCTCGACTAAAACTTCAAATGAAACGATTCAGTGGGAAGATGGAAACACGTATCCGTTATTTAAAGTAGAGGTAACATCCGATACACATCCGTTTTACACAGGTCGTCAAAAATTTGCTGATAAAGGCGGACGCGCAGAGCGCTTTAAAAATAAATACAACTTGAATTAA
- a CDS encoding cytochrome ubiquinol oxidase subunit I, with protein sequence MDHLVTARSMFGITMAFHIIFATLGVGIPLMILCSELLYQKTKDNDYAIMAKRWTKTIAVLLGIAIPTGTIAAVQLSLLWPGFMEVIGRVMSLPFQIEVYAFFVEALFMSIYVYAADRISPIMRIVSITLVLIGALGSAVLITNVHAFEGTPAGFRIENGKIVDVDPWAAFFNPSFAVTAGHVAVSAFMTGAFVIASVAAVKMIRSRKKSEAVYKFHHKALILGLVVGGIFSIATALNGHASAQGLYDYQPEKLAAAEGLFETQDHAPLAVGGYTSEKEQKVKWAFEIPWGLSFLSDNRFDTVVLGLNDFPREYWPPLFIHTLFNGMVGIGSLLILLSIVGFAWYKILKKRSFPRWLLWVFGIAGPLSMLSVEFGWVFACTGRQPWVIYRIMKTAEAVTTSSDLHLLFAFFLAVYLIMAVAVVLVLLYYFKRNPVSKELEGQVE encoded by the coding sequence ATGGATCATTTAGTTACCGCACGTTCAATGTTTGGAATTACAATGGCCTTTCACATTATCTTCGCAACGCTTGGCGTTGGAATTCCACTCATGATTTTGTGCTCAGAACTACTTTATCAGAAAACAAAAGATAACGATTATGCCATTATGGCAAAACGCTGGACTAAAACAATTGCGGTCTTGCTTGGAATTGCGATTCCAACTGGAACGATTGCAGCCGTTCAGCTCTCTTTATTATGGCCTGGTTTCATGGAAGTGATTGGGCGAGTCATGTCACTGCCTTTTCAAATTGAGGTATATGCTTTTTTTGTTGAGGCTCTTTTTATGTCCATCTACGTATATGCAGCAGATCGTATCTCTCCCATTATGAGGATCGTCAGCATCACACTCGTTTTAATTGGTGCTCTCGGATCAGCGGTTTTAATTACAAACGTACATGCTTTTGAAGGAACACCGGCAGGATTTCGCATTGAGAACGGAAAAATTGTGGACGTTGATCCATGGGCCGCTTTCTTTAACCCAAGCTTTGCAGTCACCGCTGGCCATGTGGCCGTGTCAGCATTTATGACCGGTGCTTTCGTCATCGCTTCAGTCGCAGCGGTCAAAATGATTCGCTCTCGTAAAAAAAGCGAGGCGGTATACAAATTTCATCATAAAGCACTCATTCTTGGCCTTGTCGTAGGAGGCATTTTTTCGATTGCTACGGCACTAAACGGACACGCTTCCGCACAGGGTCTTTATGATTACCAACCTGAAAAGCTAGCCGCAGCTGAAGGGTTATTTGAAACCCAAGATCATGCTCCTCTTGCCGTTGGTGGTTACACGAGTGAAAAAGAACAAAAAGTGAAATGGGCATTTGAAATTCCTTGGGGACTAAGCTTCTTATCAGACAACCGCTTTGATACGGTTGTGCTCGGACTGAATGATTTTCCAAGAGAATACTGGCCCCCTTTGTTTATTCATACACTCTTTAATGGAATGGTAGGTATTGGGTCGCTTCTGATCTTGTTATCAATTGTTGGATTTGCTTGGTATAAGATTCTTAAAAAACGCTCGTTCCCTCGCTGGCTCTTATGGGTATTTGGGATTGCAGGTCCTCTTTCAATGCTATCCGTTGAATTTGGATGGGTATTTGCCTGTACAGGCCGTCAGCCTTGGGTCATTTACCGCATTATGAAAACAGCTGAAGCGGTCACAACTTCTTCTGATCTTCATCTGTTGTTTGCCTTTTTCCTTGCCGTTTATTTAATTATGGCAGTCGCTGTTGTACTCGTACTGCTTTATTATTTCAAACGCAATCCGGTTTCAAAAGAACTTGAAGGACAAGTCGAATAG